A window of Methanothrix sp. genomic DNA:
TTTATGTAATCGAAGTTCGCATCGATGGCGCCGATGTTGACGACGCTGACATCCGGATCCCATCGAAATATGCTCACAGTCCCATCGCCGAAGTGCAGGTCGATGTCCAGGATCAGGACTTTCTGGACATGCTGCCTGATGGCCTTCACAGCTATTGCGATGTTGTTGAAGAAGCACATGCCCCATGAGTGGTCGGAGGATGCATGATGTCCTGGCGGGCGGATCAGCCCGAAGGCCGGCTCTCTAAGAGAGATCCTCGCGGCTGCAACAGCGCCACCTGCTGCAAGAGCCGCAGCCTCGTAGAGCCCTCTCAGCCTCACGCGCTCGATGTGGCCTGCGGTATGGACCGCTGCGATCTCCCCGTGGCTCGCTGGAGCTGGCTCGAAAAACTCATACCCTGATAGCTCCTGAGCTGCAAGCCTGACCCTGTCAG
This region includes:
- a CDS encoding histone deacetylase family protein, which gives rise to MIVVYSRGFEERYPTNPVEHPDRVRLAAQELSGYEFFEPAPASHGEIAAVHTAGHIERVRLRGLYEAAALAAGGAVAAARISLREPAFGLIRPPGHHASSDHSWGMCFFNNIAIAVKAIRQHVQKVLILDIDLHFGDGTVSIFRWDPDVSVVNIGAIDANFDYIKLESDGYIEQVERALESHEYDIIGVSAGFDTYRLDWGGILDMDDYSKIGSLIRDASEERCGGRRFAVLEGGYHQDLRYCVRSFVSGFE